GGCACCTCTTTCTGGTCAATGGTTTCGGGCTTTGGGGAGCTGGTTGTCCGCGTGGTGTTTGCAACCGTTGTTATCCGTTATATCGGCGTAGAAATTCTGTATTACATCGAGCCTGCCGCCTGGATTGCCGCCCTCTTGCTGGTCATTGTCCCCTACTTCCCATACGCAAAAAAAGCACTAAAAAACCGCTGATTCTCAGCGGTTTTTCTTATATTAAAATGCCGTTTAAATGGTCGATTTCGTGCTGAATAATCTGTGCGGTAAAATCCGAAAAGGTTTGGATACGCACCTTAAATTCTTGGTTCTGATATTTCACCTTAATCTTTTTGAACCGCTTGGTTTTGCGCGGTCCGCCAAGAAGAGACAAACAGCTTTCTTCGGTCTGATACGGGCCTGTCCCCTTTAAAATTTCGGGATTGAACATGGTCATATACGTTCCGCCATTGTCAAAGCAGATAATGCTTTTATTGACACCAATCATGTTTGCCGCCATGCCCACGCACCCCTCTTTGTGAAAGGTCAATGTATCCAGCAAATCCTGTGCCGTTATTAAATCCTCTTCGTTTGCTTTTTCCGCTTTTTTCGCTAAAAATAACGGATCATGCATAAGCTCTTTAACCATACTTTTCTCCTTAATACCGATACTTTTTTTGTCTGATGCAAATAAACAAAAACGTAAATGCCGAAGCTGCCGCCTCTGCCACCACAATGGAAACCCAGATGCCGTCAAGCCCTAAAACCAGGGGCAGAAGCAATACTGCCGCCATCTGGAACACCAGCGTTCTTAAAAACGAAATCAGCGCAGAGGTCAGCCCGTCATTTAAAGCCGTAAAAAAGCCCGAGCCGAAAATGGCAAACCCTGCAAACAAAAACGAAAACGAAAAGATGTAAAAGGCGTGCACCGTCATATCCGAAAGCCCTTTATCATATCCCACAAACAGCAACGATAACGGCTTTGCCAGTAAAAACCCGAAGGCAAGCATCAGTAAAGAGGACACCCCAATAATCACATTGCTTTTTTGTCGCAGATTTTTAAGCTCTGCGTGATTTTGTGCACCGAAATGGAAGCTGATGACCGGTGCCGAGCCAACAGAATAGCCAATGAAAATTGCAAGAAAAATCATGTTGACATACATTAAAACGCCGTATGCCGCAATACCGTCCTCACCCGCATATTTTAAAAGCTGAATGTTATACAGCATCGCAACCAATGACATGGAAATGTTGCTCATCAGCTCGGATGAGCCGTTTGTACACGCCTTAAGCATTGCCTTACCGTCATAACGGGTTTTGGTCAGCCGAAGCAGACTGCTGTTGGGGCACATAAAATACAAAACCGGAAGCACACCGCCCACAAGCTGACTGATTCCCGTAGCCAGTGCCGCACCCGCAAGTCCCCATTTAAAGACCGCCATAAACAGGACATCCAGCACCATGTTGGCAAGTCCCGATGCCACCGTCACATAAAGCCCTAATTTAGGCTTTTCAGCGGTCACAAAAAAGCTTTGAAACTCAAACTGCAGCATCTGAAACGGAAGTGAAATCAGAATGATTCTGCCGTACAGCACGCTGTCTTGCAGGAGTTGTCCTTTCGCGCCCAGAGCTGATGCAATCTGCGGTAAAAACAATATGCTGAGTACCGCTGTCAGCACACCCAGAATAAAAGTGGCATACACGAAAAGTGAAAACTGACGGTTGGCTTTATCCGGCTTTCCTTCGCCTAAGGTTCTGCCAATCAGCGCGCCGCCGCCTGTACCGAACATAAATCCGATAGCTCCTAAAATCATCAGTACGGGCATAATGAA
The Clostridia bacterium genome window above contains:
- a CDS encoding MATE family efflux transporter → MEIKLSDHFTYKKLLRFTLPSVIMLIFTSIYGVLDGFFVSNIVGKAPFTAVNFIMPVLMILGAIGFMFGTGGGALIGRTLGEGKPDKANRQFSLFVYATFILGVLTAVLSILFLPQIASALGAKGQLLQDSVLYGRIILISLPFQMLQFEFQSFFVTAEKPKLGLYVTVASGLANMVLDVLFMAVFKWGLAGAALATGISQLVGGVLPVLYFMCPNSSLLRLTKTRYDGKAMLKACTNGSSELMSNISMSLVAMLYNIQLLKYAGEDGIAAYGVLMYVNMIFLAIFIGYSVGSAPVISFHFGAQNHAELKNLRQKSNVIIGVSSLLMLAFGFLLAKPLSLLFVGYDKGLSDMTVHAFYIFSFSFLFAGFAIFGSGFFTALNDGLTSALISFLRTLVFQMAAVLLLPLVLGLDGIWVSIVVAEAAASAFTFLFICIRQKKYRY
- a CDS encoding peptide deformylase, which translates into the protein MVKELMHDPLFLAKKAEKANEEDLITAQDLLDTLTFHKEGCVGMAANMIGVNKSIICFDNGGTYMTMFNPEILKGTGPYQTEESCLSLLGGPRKTKRFKKIKVKYQNQEFKVRIQTFSDFTAQIIQHEIDHLNGILI